A region of Pseudomonas cavernicola DNA encodes the following proteins:
- a CDS encoding YceI family protein gives MPKLFAFLLAACATLPVQAGWYLDNESSRLSFISTKIGNFSEVHRFLTLHGKINNAGLAQLRVELDSVSTGVPLRDERLRTLLFDTAAFAEAEVTAQLDLRPITDLAPGAQLELRLPLTVKLHGQEHSYDAELLATRLDDQRFQVVTLAPLVLQAEDFGLAAGLESLRQVAGLSAISLSVPVGAVLIFTVR, from the coding sequence ATGCCCAAACTGTTTGCCTTCCTACTCGCGGCCTGCGCTACCTTGCCGGTACAGGCCGGCTGGTATCTGGACAATGAGTCTTCGCGCCTGTCGTTTATCTCGACTAAAATCGGCAACTTCTCCGAAGTTCATCGCTTCCTCACGCTGCACGGCAAGATCAATAACGCTGGCCTGGCGCAGTTGCGCGTCGAGCTGGACTCGGTCAGCACAGGCGTTCCCCTGCGCGATGAGCGTTTGCGTACGCTGCTTTTCGATACCGCGGCTTTTGCCGAAGCAGAGGTGACTGCGCAGCTCGATCTGCGCCCGATCACCGACCTGGCGCCCGGAGCCCAGTTGGAGCTGCGCCTGCCGCTGACGGTCAAACTGCATGGCCAGGAACACAGTTACGATGCCGAATTGCTGGCCACGCGCCTGGATGATCAGCGCTTTCAAGTGGTGACCCTGGCGCCGCTGGTGCTGCAGGCCGAGGACTTCGGTCTGGCAGCGGGCCTCGAGTCGCTACGTCAGGTGGCGGGTTTATCTGCCATCAGCCTGTCGGTACCGGTTGGCGCGGTGTTGATCTTCACGGTGCGCTAG
- a CDS encoding amidase yields the protein MSAFIKRRPFTSLLLLILVALALLGWQNRVHLAAFPGIIGAYSAKEYCSCRYVMDNPADYCLGYVKQYVPTSGFFDDVANKRVTARGLGSSQTAAWLGPRQGCQLLPAAAALPES from the coding sequence ATGAGCGCCTTTATCAAACGTCGTCCGTTCACCAGCCTGTTACTGCTGATCTTGGTTGCGCTGGCCTTGCTCGGCTGGCAGAACCGCGTTCACCTCGCGGCGTTCCCCGGCATCATTGGAGCTTATTCGGCCAAGGAGTACTGCTCCTGCCGTTATGTGATGGATAACCCGGCTGATTACTGTCTGGGCTACGTCAAACAGTACGTACCCACCAGTGGCTTCTTCGATGACGTGGCCAACAAGCGGGTCACCGCGCGGGGCCTCGGTAGCAGCCAAACGGCAGCCTGGCTCGGTCCGCGGCAGGGTTGCCAGTTGCTGCCAGCAGCGGCAGCGCTGCCGGAGTCCTGA